A region from the Sphaerodactylus townsendi isolate TG3544 linkage group LG01, MPM_Stown_v2.3, whole genome shotgun sequence genome encodes:
- the STX5 gene encoding syntaxin-5, giving the protein MNTRKRHGSRNTNQGVYLGPSQTQVLPPLTTAPASAAPPPLPLDTMSCQDRTQEFLSACKSLQSRQNGLQLNKPALNAVRQRSEFAVMAKRIGKDLSNTFAKLEKLTILAKRKSLFDDKAVEIEELTYIIKQDINSLNKQIAQLQEFVKAKGSQSGRHVQTHSNTVVVSLQSKLASMSNDFKSVLEVRTENLKQQKTRREQFSQTPVSAMHLSTNNLGGAAVLQDEPRRSGDVAIDMDNRMSQQLQLINEQDSYIQSRADTMQNIESTIVELGSIFQQLAHMVKEQEETIQRIDANVEDAQLNVEGAHTEILKYFQSVTSNRWLMVKIFLILIVFFIIFVVFLA; this is encoded by the exons ATGAATACGAGGAAACGCCACGGCTCTAGAAACACCAATCAAGGCGTTTACCTGGGGCCCTCCCAGACGCAAGTTCTGCCTCCACTCACCACTGCCCCGGCTTCAGCAGCACCACCTCCACTCCCGCTGGACACCATGTCGTGTCAAGATCGCACCCAGGAGTTCCTCTCCgcctgcaagtccttgcaaaGCAGACAG AATGGGCTTCAGCTGAACAAACCAGCATTGAACGCTGTACGGCAAAGAAGTGAATTCGCTGTCATGGCCAA GCGCATTGGGAAGGACCTAAGCAACACTTTTGCCAAGCTGGAGAAATTAACGATCT TGGCCAAGCGAAAATCCCTGTTCGATGACAAGGCGGTAGAGATCGAGGAGTTGACCTACATCATCAAACAG GACATCAACAGCCTGAACAAGCAGATCGCGCAGTTGCAGGAGTTCGTCAAGGCCAAAGGCAGCCAGAGCGGACGGCACGTGCAAACCCACTCAAACACTGTGGTGGTGTCGTTGCAG tCCAAGTTAGCTTCCATGTCCAACGATTTCAAGTCTGTCCTGGAGGTGCGAACAGAG AATCTCAAACAACAGAAGACTCGCCGAGAACAGTTTTCCCAAACGCCAGTGTCTGCCATGCACCTTTCCACAAACAATCTAG GTGGAGCTGCTGTGCTTCAGGACGAACCTCGGCGCTCGGGAGATGTGGCTATCGACATGGACAACCGGATGAGCCAGCAGTTGCAGCTCATTAACGAACAG GATTCCTACATTCAGAGCCGGGCAGATACGATGCAGAACATCGAATCCACTATCGTCGAGCTGGGCTCCATATTTCAGCAGTTGGCACACATGGTCAAAGAGCAAGAGGAGACTATCCAGAG AATCGATGCCAACGTGGAAGACGCTCAGCTGAATGTTGAGGGTGCGCACACTGAGATCCTGAAATACTTCCAGTCAGTCACTTCCAATCGTTGGCTCATGGTGAAGATTTTCCTCATCCTCATCGTATTCTTCATCATCTTCGTGGTGTTCCTGGCCTGA